A window of the Elusimicrobiota bacterium genome harbors these coding sequences:
- the tpiA gene encoding triose-phosphate isomerase, translating to MNKNRIPLIAGNWKMHLTVKEARELAAAIKKGLDPDLKHEVLLAPTFTNLHAVKEAIAGSKIFLSSQDVCWEEKGAFTGAVSPSQLLDAGCTHAIIGHSERRKIFLETDEVVNKKMKAVIKAGITPVLCIGETLEERESQKTYRVLETQLNGAFSGIPVSDAAKVIIAYEPVWAIGTGKTATPEQAQDAHVFVRKQAERIYGKDFALAVRVLYGGSVKADNVDELMAQPDIDGALVGGESLKADKFLRVIHYQEAVVR from the coding sequence ATGAATAAAAACAGAATACCGCTTATAGCAGGGAACTGGAAAATGCACCTGACCGTTAAAGAGGCGCGCGAGCTCGCCGCCGCCATTAAAAAAGGGCTTGACCCCGATCTGAAACACGAAGTTCTGCTTGCCCCCACATTCACCAATTTGCACGCTGTGAAGGAAGCCATAGCCGGTTCAAAGATATTTTTGTCCTCACAGGATGTGTGCTGGGAGGAAAAGGGGGCTTTTACCGGCGCGGTTTCGCCTTCGCAGCTTTTGGACGCCGGCTGCACCCACGCCATAATAGGACATTCGGAACGGCGCAAGATCTTTCTTGAAACCGATGAGGTCGTAAACAAAAAGATGAAAGCGGTTATCAAAGCCGGGATTACGCCGGTGCTCTGCATAGGTGAAACGCTTGAAGAGCGGGAGTCGCAGAAGACCTACCGTGTGCTTGAAACCCAGTTGAACGGCGCTTTCTCCGGCATTCCGGTTTCAGACGCGGCTAAAGTCATTATCGCTTACGAGCCGGTATGGGCCATCGGCACCGGCAAGACAGCCACCCCGGAGCAGGCTCAGGACGCGCATGTTTTCGTGCGTAAGCAGGCCGAGCGCATATACGGCAAAGATTTCGCGCTTGCCGTGCGCGTGCTTTACGGAGGCTCGGTTAAAGCCGACAATGTGGATGAACTGATGGCCCAGCCCGATATCGACGGCGCGCTGGTCGGCGGAGAAAGTCTCAAGGCGGATAAATTCCTGCGCGTGATACATTATCAGGAAGCGGTGGTGAGATAG
- the eutM gene encoding ethanolamine utilization microcompartment protein EutM, producing the protein MKMEALGMIETKGLVACVEAADAAVKAANVKIVGYEKIGSGLVTILFRGEVAACRAACDSGAAAAQKVGELVSVHVIPQPHQDLEGKLPISEARKK; encoded by the coding sequence ATGAAAATGGAAGCATTAGGAATGATAGAAACAAAAGGTTTAGTGGCCTGTGTGGAAGCGGCTGACGCCGCCGTGAAAGCCGCCAATGTAAAAATTGTCGGCTACGAGAAAATCGGTTCTGGCCTTGTTACCATTCTTTTCAGGGGCGAAGTTGCCGCCTGCAGGGCCGCCTGCGACTCCGGCGCCGCCGCCGCGCAGAAAGTGGGAGAACTCGTTTCCGTGCATGTGATACCGCAGCCGCATCAGGATCTGGAAGGCAAACTGCCGATAAGCGAAGCGCGTAAGAAATAG
- a CDS encoding S8/S53 family peptidase, whose amino-acid sequence MKNKSFILTLILLLPGSTFAVENGDKTRDFAGMVQAEIVKGNIIRRVTDISEFKNMFGAPINEETAPDGGGTFTKLAYPDGGAAWFKQMQTDSPIVLSRLFVNGRTVDLGKPLLRDTSDLLKLDSFLGLQGVSLAKLDLRDSKEFLLNMSFDSLTEWPAKEKLPAGFDPARILENGENPGLGIKKLHKAGITGRGVGIAIIDQPLLLGHKEYVSRIIYYNAAGLAEVGPQMHGPSVASFAVGENIGTAPEAVLYYLAVPSWKADNVYYTDALNTIIEMNKSLPANEKIRVVSISTGMFRQFKNYDKWLEALHKAEGNNILMITCDPDTIKFGNLTRDLEKDMDFPESYMPESWDTGKYPLWVPGGRRTRASYQGAELYVFDAVGGRSWSTPYLAGVAALGFQVNPGLTPEAVKEMLIKSASPGKYGNVLNPAGFIDLAQRSLKK is encoded by the coding sequence ATGAAAAACAAATCTTTTATATTGACCTTGATTTTGTTGCTGCCGGGTTCGACTTTTGCTGTGGAGAACGGCGATAAAACCAGGGATTTTGCCGGGATGGTTCAGGCTGAGATCGTCAAAGGGAATATTATCCGCAGGGTTACGGATATAAGTGAATTTAAAAACATGTTCGGTGCTCCGATCAATGAGGAAACGGCCCCGGACGGCGGCGGCACTTTTACTAAATTGGCTTACCCGGATGGCGGCGCGGCATGGTTCAAACAAATGCAAACTGACAGCCCCATCGTTTTGTCGCGTCTTTTTGTGAACGGCCGAACTGTGGATTTAGGCAAGCCTTTGCTGCGAGATACGTCCGATCTGCTTAAGCTGGACAGCTTCCTCGGCCTGCAGGGAGTTTCTCTTGCCAAACTGGATCTCCGGGACAGCAAAGAGTTCCTTCTGAACATGTCATTCGACTCGCTAACCGAATGGCCGGCCAAAGAAAAACTTCCCGCCGGATTTGATCCTGCGCGGATATTGGAAAACGGTGAAAACCCGGGACTTGGCATAAAAAAACTGCATAAAGCGGGAATTACCGGGCGCGGAGTGGGGATAGCCATTATAGACCAGCCGCTTCTGCTCGGCCATAAAGAATACGTGTCCCGCATCATTTATTATAACGCGGCTGGATTGGCTGAAGTCGGTCCGCAAATGCATGGCCCGTCAGTCGCGAGTTTCGCTGTCGGCGAAAACATAGGAACGGCTCCGGAGGCGGTCTTGTATTATCTGGCCGTGCCCTCCTGGAAAGCGGATAATGTTTACTATACGGACGCGCTCAATACTATCATTGAGATGAATAAAAGCCTTCCGGCCAATGAAAAAATACGGGTCGTCAGCATATCCACCGGAATGTTCAGGCAGTTTAAAAATTATGATAAATGGCTGGAGGCGCTGCATAAGGCCGAAGGAAATAATATTTTGATGATAACCTGCGACCCGGACACAATAAAATTCGGGAACCTCACCAGGGATCTGGAGAAAGACATGGATTTTCCGGAAAGTTATATGCCGGAAAGCTGGGATACGGGAAAATATCCTTTATGGGTGCCCGGAGGCCGCCGTACCAGGGCAAGCTATCAGGGCGCTGAGCTGTACGTATTTGATGCGGTCGGGGGCAGAAGCTGGTCAACGCCGTATCTGGCAGGGGTAGCGGCTTTGGGTTTTCAGGTTAATCCCGGGCTTACCCCGGAGGCCGTAAAAGAAATGCTGATAAAAAGCGCTTCGCCGGGAAAATACGGGAACGTGCTGAATCCGGCCGGCTTTATAGATCTGGCGCAACGGAGTTTAAAAAAATAA
- a CDS encoding BMC domain-containing protein: MLNSIGGVELSSVAKGFETADAMLKTSNIKLLLSRSICPGKYIILVAGTVADVNAAVEAGANKAAHALVDSFAIPNIHPDVFPAIAGTVPEGELESLGIIEAFSVSALIEAADAAVKSASVKLLEIRLAMALGGKAFVTLTGTVAAAQTAVEAGAAVVAKKGLLVEKVVIPQPRKELLSEMI; the protein is encoded by the coding sequence ATGCTAAATTCTATAGGCGGCGTTGAACTTTCAAGCGTGGCCAAGGGGTTTGAGACCGCCGATGCCATGCTGAAAACATCCAATATCAAGCTTTTGCTTTCCAGATCGATATGCCCGGGGAAATACATAATTCTTGTGGCGGGCACGGTTGCCGATGTAAATGCCGCCGTGGAAGCCGGGGCGAATAAAGCAGCTCATGCGCTTGTGGACAGCTTCGCAATCCCTAATATACACCCGGATGTGTTTCCGGCGATAGCGGGCACGGTTCCGGAGGGCGAGCTTGAGTCGCTTGGCATTATAGAAGCGTTTTCAGTTTCAGCTCTTATAGAGGCGGCCGATGCCGCCGTTAAATCCGCTTCGGTGAAGCTGCTTGAGATCCGCCTTGCCATGGCGCTGGGCGGAAAGGCTTTTGTAACGCTTACGGGCACTGTCGCCGCGGCGCAAACTGCCGTGGAGGCCGGAGCCGCCGTAGTGGCGAAAAAGGGCTTGCTGGTGGAAAAAGTTGTAATACCCCAGCCCAGGAAAGAGTTGTTAAGTGAAATGATATAA
- the pduL gene encoding phosphate propanoyltransferase → MDEKLVKEIVQDLKLRQERADKPVPVGVSNRHVHFTKEDFKALFGADAEPVLYRQLRQPGFYACNELVSIEGPKGAIKNVRMIGPYRPYTQVEVSLADSKVLGLEPPIRDSGKLENSPGIRITGPKGTITTKNGVILSKRHIHFHPKDAEIFKIKDGEHVRVRCGAGTDREAIFERVLCRVSEKFALELHLDVEESNAAGLKNSDPVYIV, encoded by the coding sequence ATGGATGAAAAACTGGTGAAGGAAATAGTGCAGGACCTTAAACTCCGGCAGGAACGGGCGGATAAACCGGTGCCGGTCGGAGTTTCTAACCGGCATGTGCACTTTACCAAAGAGGATTTTAAAGCCCTCTTTGGCGCGGATGCCGAGCCTGTGCTGTACCGCCAGCTGCGCCAGCCGGGTTTTTACGCCTGTAACGAACTTGTTTCTATAGAGGGGCCGAAGGGCGCTATAAAAAATGTGCGCATGATAGGCCCTTACCGTCCCTATACTCAGGTGGAAGTTTCGCTGGCCGACTCAAAAGTCCTGGGACTGGAGCCGCCCATAAGGGACTCAGGTAAACTTGAAAACTCTCCCGGTATCAGAATAACAGGCCCCAAGGGGACCATTACAACAAAAAACGGCGTAATTCTTTCAAAGCGGCATATACATTTTCATCCCAAAGACGCCGAAATTTTTAAGATCAAAGACGGTGAGCATGTGCGCGTGCGCTGCGGCGCCGGCACCGACCGTGAAGCTATTTTTGAAAGGGTCCTTTGCCGTGTTTCCGAGAAATTCGCTTTGGAATTGCACTTGGATGTGGAAGAATCCAATGCCGCCGGCCTTAAAAACAGCGACCCGGTGTATATAGTGTGA